In the Drosophila biarmipes strain raj3 chromosome X, RU_DBia_V1.1, whole genome shotgun sequence genome, one interval contains:
- the LOC108023250 gene encoding mitochondrial import inner membrane translocase subunit Tim8 yields the protein MSEFENLSGNDKELQEFLMIEKQKAQVNAQIHEFNEICWEKCIGKPSTKLDHATETCLSNCVDRFIDTSLLITQRFAQMLQKRGGGDL from the exons ATGTCCGAGTTCGAGAACCTTTCCGGCAACGACAAGGAGCTGCAGGAGTTCCTCATGATCGAGAAACAGAAGGCCCAGGTCAACGCGCAG ATACACGAGTTCAACGAGATCTGCTGGGAGAAGTGCATCGGCAAGCCGAGCACCAAGCTGGACCACGCCACCGAGACGTGCCTGAGCAACTGCGTCGACCGCTTCATCGACACCTCGCTGCTGATCACCCAGCGCTTCGCCCAGATGCTCCAAAAGCGCGGCGGCGGCGACCTGTAG